The following proteins come from a genomic window of Macadamia integrifolia cultivar HAES 741 chromosome 14, SCU_Mint_v3, whole genome shotgun sequence:
- the LOC122062075 gene encoding pentatricopeptide repeat-containing protein At4g21170 — protein MLARKSSIVMRELTASTSLKWRNQIKGQQFASQISSVLLQRQNWTSILSKFNLSLALTPDLFLQVLRRIENNAEISLAFFNWAKTSIGFEPDLKSHCKIIRILIESQTLQPARTLFDSLIPSQPAPVILDLMVEACKGRDSQSLVSSFVLERYSTKGLISEALIIFSKIRASGYLPCTRSCNSLLDALQLKGDIRLAWKFYAAIIRYRILQDSYTWSLVSRLLCNEGKLENAVRLLNLGVCNAAMYNLVIDCYSKNGNFRAATDLLNEMHSKKLIPGFGTYSSILDGACKFGDHGVIEKVTREMVAKDLLPAIPFSEYDQTIQKLCSLGKTYAAEMFFGKARANNITLQDVSHGCMLRAFSKEERLQEAIGVYGIIRERGITVSRGSIYALVDAVCKEEEPSEELYELLKEVIGKGFTPGASNLSRIIAAQCNKGRWREAEELLMATLEKGFFPDSCCCCALVEHYCSNRQIDSALALHDKVEKLGRSLDLITYNVLLGELFIERRIGDALRVFDHMRTQKVVNSASFSIMIRGLCRVKEMRKAMKIHDEMLKMKLKPDEKTYRRLISQFV, from the coding sequence ATGCTAGCGAGAAAATCTTCCATTGTCATGAGGGAGTTAACAGCTTCAACTTCTCTCAAATGGCGGAATCAAATCAAAGGACAACAATTCGCCTCCCAAATCTCATCTGTTCTCTTGCAGAGACAAAATTGGACTTCAATTCTAAGTAAATTCAATCTCTCCCTTGCCTTAACTCCCGATCTCTTCCTCCAAGTTCTCCGTAGGATCGAAAACAACGCAGAAATTTCTCTTGCATTCTTCAATTGGGCCAAAACTAGTATTGGGTTTGAACCAGATCTCAAGTCTCACTGTAAAATTATTCGGATTTTAATCGAATCCCAGACCTTACAACCTGCTCGAACTCTGTTCGATTCTTTAATTCCATCCCAGCCGGCGCCGGTGATCCTCGATTTAATGGTGGAAGCATGTAAAGGTAGAGACTCTCAATCTCTTGTTTCTAGTTTTGTTCTAGAACGTTATTCCACTAAGGGTCTTATTTCCGAAGCTTTAATTATATTTAGCAAAATTAGGGCTTCCGGGTATCTGCCTTGTACCCGTAGCTGCAATTCATTGCTGGATGCTTTGCAGCTGAAGGGAGATATAAGATTGGCGTGGAAATTTTATGCTGCCATTATTCGTTACAGAATTTTACAGGATTCTTATACTTGGTCATTGGTTAGTCGTCTTCTCTGCAATGAAGGGAAGCTCGAGAACGCAGTGAGATTGTTGAATTTGGGTGTCTGTAATGCTGCTATGTATAATCTAGTTATTGACTGTTACAGTAAAAATGGGAACTTTAGAGCTGCGACTGATCTCTTGAATGAGATGCATAGTAAGAAGTTGATTCCTGGTTTTGGTACTTACAGTTCAATCCTTGATGGGGCTTGTAAGTTTGGTGATCATGGAGTTATTGAGAAAGTAACTAGAGAAATGGTTGCAAAGGATTTGCTTCCAGCGATTCCTTTCTCGGAATATGATCAAACCATTCAGAAACTTTGCTCTTTGGGGAAGACTTACGCAGCTGAAATGTTCTTTGGGAAAGCTAGGGCTAACAATATCACACTACAAGATGTTTCACATGGATGCATGTTAAGGGCTTTTTCTAAGGAAGAAAGATTACAAGAAGCAATAGGGGTTTATGGTATTATCAGGGAAAGGGGCATTACAGTTAGTCGTGGTAGTATCTATGCACTTGTGGATGCTGTCTGTAAGGAGGAGGAACCATCAGAAGAATTATATGAATTATTAAAGGAAGTAATTGGGAAGGGATTTACTCCTGGTGCTTCAAATCTTTCCAGGATCATAGCTGCCCAATGTAACAAAGGTAGATGGAGGGAAGCAGAGGAATTGCTTATGGCAACTTTGGAGAAGGGGTTCTTTCCAGATTCCTGTTGCTGTTGTGCACTGGTAGAGCATTACTGCTCTAATAGACAGATTGATTCAGCCCTTGCTTTGCATGATAAGGTTGAGAAATTAGGAAGAAGTTTGGATCTAATTACTTACAATGTGCTTCTCGGTGAACTTTTTATAGAAAGGAGGATTGGAGATGCACTCAGGGTGTTTGATCATATGAGAACACAAAAAGTGGTGAACAGTGCAAGTTTTTCAATTATGATAAGGGGACTTTGTCGGGTGAAGGAAATGAGGAAAGCCATGAAGATTCATGAcgagatgttgaagatgaagcTTAAACCTGATGAAAAGACATACAGACGTTTGATATCTCAATTTGTCTAA
- the LOC122060862 gene encoding 33 kDa ribonucleoprotein, chloroplastic isoform X1, which yields MAIAAAATSTTSPSAYLHDRITNFFSLDQPAITITVASSKISQILKIKNKNLRLPLLPLISHPHNHLCCASAAFDNEVSEDDVEEVETTEIEEDEQQEASAVEERRLYVGNLPFSMTSSQLAEIFEEAGQVDSVEIIYDRVTDRSRGFAFVTMGSSQEAKEAISMFDGALQQVGGRTVRVNFPEVPRGGEREVMGPKIRSGYRNFVETPHKIYCGNLDWELTSQGLRDVFAEQPGLQSAKVIYDRGTGKSKGFGFVSFASDEEAMSALDAMNGVEVEGRPMRLSLAVGRNTPASPPAESTETDLSASEMQSSVSAY from the exons ATGGCTATCGCTGCCGCTGCTACCTCTACAACTTCACCTTCAGCTTATCTTCATGACCGAATCACCAATTTCTTCTCCTTAGACCAACCAGCCATCACAATCACAGTTGCATCGAGCAAGATTTCACAAATTCTCAAAATCAAGAACAAGAACCTCCGCTTACCTCTTCTTCCCCTCATCTCTCATCCTCACAATCACCTCTGTTGCGCTTCCGCTGCCTTTGACAACGAAGTCTCTGAAGATGATGTAGAAGAAGTAGAAACAACggaaattgaagaagatgagCAGCAGGAAGCATCAGCTGTTGAAGAGAGGAGACTATATGTTGGGAACTTACCTTTCTCTATGACTTCCTCCCAACTTGCGGAAATCTTCGAGGAGGCTGGTCAAGTTGATTCCGTAGAG ATTATATATGATCGAGTGACGGATAGGAGCAGGGGATTCGCATTTGTGACGATGGGCAGCTCTCAAGAAGCCAAAGAGGCCATTAGTATGTTTGATGGAGCT TTGCAGCAAGTAGGAGGGAGAACTGTGAGGGTGAACTTCCCAGAAGTGCCAAGGGGAGGTGAGAGGGAAGTAATGGGCCCGAAAATTCGCAGTGGTTACAGGAACTTCGTTGAGACTCCTCACAAGATATATTGTGGCAACCTTGATTGGGAACTCACTTCCCAGGGCTTGAGAGATGTGTTTGCTGAGCAGCCTGGACTACAGAGTGCCAAGGTCATCTATGACCGAGGAACCGGAAAatcaaagggttttggatttgtCTCCTTTGCATCTGATGAGGAGGCAATGTCTGCCCTGGATGCCATGAATGGAGTG GAGGTTGAAGGGCGACCCATGCGACTCAGTCTAGCTGTAGGAAGAAATACTCCTGCTTCTCCACCTGCGGAAAGTACAGAAACAGATCTCAGTGCCAGTGAAATGCAATCTAGTGTCAGTGCCTATTGA
- the LOC122060862 gene encoding 33 kDa ribonucleoprotein, chloroplastic isoform X2 has translation MAIAAAATSTTSPSAYLHDRITNFFSLDQPAITITVASSKISQILKIKNKNLRLPLLPLISHPHNHLCCASAAFDNEVSEDDVEEVETTEIEEDEQQEASAVEERRLYVGNLPFSMTSSQLAEIFEEAGQVDSVEIIYDRVTDRSRGFAFVTMGSSQEAKEAISMFDGAQVGGRTVRVNFPEVPRGGEREVMGPKIRSGYRNFVETPHKIYCGNLDWELTSQGLRDVFAEQPGLQSAKVIYDRGTGKSKGFGFVSFASDEEAMSALDAMNGVEVEGRPMRLSLAVGRNTPASPPAESTETDLSASEMQSSVSAY, from the exons ATGGCTATCGCTGCCGCTGCTACCTCTACAACTTCACCTTCAGCTTATCTTCATGACCGAATCACCAATTTCTTCTCCTTAGACCAACCAGCCATCACAATCACAGTTGCATCGAGCAAGATTTCACAAATTCTCAAAATCAAGAACAAGAACCTCCGCTTACCTCTTCTTCCCCTCATCTCTCATCCTCACAATCACCTCTGTTGCGCTTCCGCTGCCTTTGACAACGAAGTCTCTGAAGATGATGTAGAAGAAGTAGAAACAACggaaattgaagaagatgagCAGCAGGAAGCATCAGCTGTTGAAGAGAGGAGACTATATGTTGGGAACTTACCTTTCTCTATGACTTCCTCCCAACTTGCGGAAATCTTCGAGGAGGCTGGTCAAGTTGATTCCGTAGAG ATTATATATGATCGAGTGACGGATAGGAGCAGGGGATTCGCATTTGTGACGATGGGCAGCTCTCAAGAAGCCAAAGAGGCCATTAGTATGTTTGATGGAGCT CAAGTAGGAGGGAGAACTGTGAGGGTGAACTTCCCAGAAGTGCCAAGGGGAGGTGAGAGGGAAGTAATGGGCCCGAAAATTCGCAGTGGTTACAGGAACTTCGTTGAGACTCCTCACAAGATATATTGTGGCAACCTTGATTGGGAACTCACTTCCCAGGGCTTGAGAGATGTGTTTGCTGAGCAGCCTGGACTACAGAGTGCCAAGGTCATCTATGACCGAGGAACCGGAAAatcaaagggttttggatttgtCTCCTTTGCATCTGATGAGGAGGCAATGTCTGCCCTGGATGCCATGAATGGAGTG GAGGTTGAAGGGCGACCCATGCGACTCAGTCTAGCTGTAGGAAGAAATACTCCTGCTTCTCCACCTGCGGAAAGTACAGAAACAGATCTCAGTGCCAGTGAAATGCAATCTAGTGTCAGTGCCTATTGA